From the genome of Eucalyptus grandis isolate ANBG69807.140 chromosome 2, ASM1654582v1, whole genome shotgun sequence, one region includes:
- the LOC120290215 gene encoding LOW QUALITY PROTEIN: protein TIC 20-II, chloroplastic (The sequence of the model RefSeq protein was modified relative to this genomic sequence to represent the inferred CDS: inserted 2 bases in 2 codons), with amino-acid sequence MATASASLLRLSLLRPPPPKTQSDPPPPPPPPALLPNPLPPSFPQIRAPDPPAPAAAAAAVRASYSPTPATDRLISAAAYTLPFFNSLQYGRFLFLKYPXLSYLFDPVLPLLSLYKSVPYASFVAFFALYLGVVRNPSFSHYVRFNAMQAVTLDVLLVLPLLLQRILSPGRAGXAYRVMVWGHNAVFVFSAACFLYSLASSILGRTPYLPFVAGAAGRQL; translated from the exons ATGGCGaccgcctccgcctccctcctccgcctctccctcctccgcccgccgccgccgaaaACCCAGTCGgaccccccgccgccgccgcctcctcccgCCCTCCTCCCTaaccccctccctccctccttccctcaaATTCGAGCCCCAGACCCGCcggcccccgccgccgccgccgccgccgtccgcgcATCCTACAGCCCGACCCCGGCCACCGACCGCCTCATCTCCGCCGCGGCCTACACGCTCCCCTTCTTCAACTCCCTCCAGTACGGCCGCTTCCTCTTCCTCAAGTACC TCCTCTCCTACCTCTTCGACCCCGTCCTCCCGCTCCTCTCCCTCTACAAGTCCGTCCCCTACGCCTCCTTCGTCGCCTTCTTCGCCCTCTACCTCGGCGTCGTCCGCAACCCTTCCTTCTCCCACTACGTCCGCTTCAACGCCATGCAGGCCGTCACCCTCGAcgtcctcctcgtcctccccctcctcctccagcGCATCCTCAGCCCCGGTCGGGCCG TCGCGTACCGGGTCATGGTCTGGGGCCACAACGCCGTGTTCGTGTTCAGCGCCGCCTGCTTCCTCTACAGCCTCGCCTCGTCCATTCTGGGCCGGACCCCTTACTTGCCCTTCGTCGCCGGGGCCGCCGGGAGGCAACTCTAG